One window of Macrococcus sp. 19Msa1099 genomic DNA carries:
- a CDS encoding glycosyl hydrolase family 28-related protein has product MELLKKVNVLNYGAKGKNIIFDTIGFQRALNIAKQHPVKIYVPEGKYYISKELVIYKHTHLHLHKDAEIIRMSPFALLKNGNKGDQFKGYDGNSFITIEGGTFNQNGHVLNFNNTIMSLGHAREITIKDVTFKNVVQGHAIDACGLDGFKVTGCKFLGFRDDSGARAFSEAIQIDLQLKDSFPKFGAYDATPTKNVIIENCYFGNSGDPLMKPWNRAIGSHASHHEVYYENITVRNNIFEGMGDYALTFLKSKVLHIHDNEFIDCAGGIRYRSTKSGKYTTDLTGHVHKGAAGELTVIRRNTFKGIKEKHAILFQSYEGTKNKDIYIVDNDFENDACSVKIGHATHVVCAQNKNLNNIKKEAVDDFFDVIEVASENVGEK; this is encoded by the coding sequence GTGGAATTATTGAAAAAAGTAAACGTGTTAAATTATGGCGCAAAAGGTAAAAATATTATCTTTGATACGATAGGATTTCAGCGCGCACTTAATATAGCAAAGCAACATCCCGTAAAAATATATGTTCCAGAAGGTAAGTATTACATATCAAAGGAACTTGTTATTTACAAACATACGCACTTACATCTGCATAAAGATGCAGAAATTATCAGGATGAGTCCGTTTGCACTGCTTAAGAATGGGAATAAAGGCGATCAGTTTAAAGGATATGATGGCAACAGTTTCATTACAATTGAAGGAGGCACATTCAACCAGAACGGCCACGTGCTGAACTTTAACAACACGATTATGTCGCTTGGGCATGCGCGAGAAATAACGATTAAAGATGTTACATTCAAAAACGTTGTACAAGGACATGCCATCGATGCGTGCGGCTTAGATGGATTTAAAGTAACAGGATGTAAGTTTCTCGGATTTCGCGATGACAGTGGAGCGCGTGCATTCAGTGAAGCGATTCAGATTGACCTGCAGCTGAAAGATTCGTTTCCAAAGTTTGGTGCATACGATGCAACGCCGACGAAAAATGTTATTATCGAAAATTGCTATTTCGGAAACTCTGGAGATCCCTTAATGAAACCATGGAACCGTGCGATCGGCTCACATGCGAGTCATCACGAAGTTTACTATGAAAACATAACAGTGCGAAATAATATATTCGAAGGTATGGGCGACTATGCACTGACATTCCTAAAATCAAAAGTACTGCATATTCACGACAATGAATTTATCGACTGTGCAGGCGGTATTCGATACCGTTCAACAAAAAGTGGTAAGTATACGACAGACTTAACCGGTCATGTGCATAAAGGAGCAGCGGGAGAGCTTACAGTTATTAGACGAAACACATTTAAAGGCATTAAAGAAAAACATGCAATACTCTTCCAAAGCTATGAAGGAACTAAAAATAAAGATATCTATATCGTCGACAATGACTTTGAAAACGACGCATGCTCTGTGAAAATAGGACACGCAACCCACGTTGTCTGTGCACAAAATAAGAATCTGAATAATATTAAGAAAGAAGCGGTAGATGACTTCTTTGATGTGATTGAAGTCGCATCAGAGAATGTAGGGGAGAAGTAA